One Vibrio sp. CDRSL-10 TSBA genomic region harbors:
- a CDS encoding ABC transporter ATP-binding protein, with product MTNGDFPARLTGTNLQLGYESHTVFDGIDVRIPDGQFTVIVGPNGCGKSTLLRTLCRLLKPKAGQVCLDGEDIHRLETKALARQLGLLPQSASAPDGIRVVDLVARGRYPHQKFFRQWSLEDERAVHSAMQLTGVESLAQRQVDALSGGQRQRVWIAMVLAQQTSLLLLDEPTTYLDIAHQIELLDLFRDLNQRQGHTLIAVLHDLNQACRYADHIIAMGNGEIIAEGKPADLVTAELVHRVFGLESLIIEDPVSHTPLVIPCSRPAASHE from the coding sequence ATGACAAATGGTGATTTTCCGGCCCGACTGACCGGAACTAATTTACAATTGGGCTATGAGAGTCATACCGTATTTGACGGTATTGATGTTCGAATTCCGGACGGTCAGTTTACTGTCATCGTCGGGCCGAATGGCTGTGGTAAATCCACATTGTTGCGGACACTATGTCGCCTGCTCAAACCCAAGGCCGGCCAGGTATGCCTTGATGGTGAAGACATTCACCGACTTGAAACCAAAGCGCTGGCCAGGCAACTGGGGCTATTGCCTCAGAGTGCTTCAGCGCCGGACGGGATCAGGGTCGTTGATCTGGTCGCCAGAGGGCGCTACCCACATCAGAAGTTCTTTCGGCAGTGGAGTCTGGAAGATGAAAGAGCGGTGCATTCGGCGATGCAGTTAACCGGCGTTGAATCACTGGCGCAGCGTCAGGTTGATGCACTATCGGGAGGTCAGCGCCAGCGAGTGTGGATTGCAATGGTGCTGGCTCAGCAGACTTCTCTGCTGCTGCTGGATGAGCCGACAACCTATCTTGATATTGCTCATCAGATAGAATTACTTGACCTGTTCCGCGATTTGAATCAGCGTCAGGGTCACACCCTGATCGCTGTATTACATGACTTGAATCAGGCTTGCCGCTACGCTGACCATATTATCGCGATGGGCAATGGCGAGATAATTGCGGAAGGTAAACCTGCGGATCTAGTGACCGCTGAGTTGGTGCATCGTGTGTTTGGCTTGGAGAGTCTCATCATTGAGGACCCGGTCAGCCATACGCCGCTAGTGATCCCCTGTAGTCGTCCGGCCGCTAGCCATGAGTAG
- a CDS encoding condensation domain-containing protein, which yields MSELHSYTQSTAASRISTNTRTANEFEQQVWLHHEQCGDSTHQYVSAFRLNGEVDLAWLIKALEAMLDSLPDINSRYRLNEDFELVKEPGPQRSAWVELMRFSERREAVQQLLTWQDQRIDLAHQSPLACRLMIGEDVILALRHHRIVAQCLNWQVMFSSLSGFYHGELNIEDWNQSQPGGTPVVHPFYQTQQPLNSNHHWLAAGQTRLRYPLEHLGQDRLKSVARRAETVRVTVPFNLLTRCVAGKEEANSQEHAAMLCAAIGAFGRFLARLNGQTECTVFAPSDIHQRHQELNGRAVQSDLVQITIDTRLSEINAYQSVKSAWQTPTGVARTPTDSGELATLVTWSVDPARHLRLSQVQSETIRIPPLHSDFDLVLALGLSCDNKLLLELTSGERVSSYIGARLLEQFVDYLHGNQSFETLPALLADGDAKAVAEALPEQLDTADSTSADDTLQRERIAYLIRDAFAEALKVTQFGIHDDFFDFGGHSLVATRVIGQLKAEHQIEIHINDLFSQPTAWGLAEHAVDHGGNPSHLAPTDLSYSTLTSHSRSAPLSFAQASLWKAYAAFGYNELFNIPFALRFVDPVDESVFGLAFADLLHRHSALRSLFHSDGDQVVQTVIEVGALEHYRWFWPSSASVGMDRQAVLNQEAGYIFDLKKELPIRVRFVRDTQSGAQYLSLLVHHIVLDEWSVNLLIDDLKLAYAARSAGREPQWPCEVVPFTEYALQQARHGANSEHLGYWLEQLRDAPFDAPILPALQGDVHCASDAGGWVEIGLEPKVISGLYGLAKQQGASLFNVVYAAIAMTLKHLGAPDKLLVGTPASGRLDSEFYDTVGYFTTLAMHLVHFDQADTVGELVAQVKNTINQSLPYSDVPIDWVEDALAGARQDKHHLFEVMIQLHAKNKLHGELTADGNLVRFEQVDPEKSESALGLQFEVMEETGGRAGQPAYSDELS from the coding sequence ATGAGCGAACTGCATTCTTACACCCAGTCAACCGCGGCCAGTCGCATAAGCACTAATACCCGGACGGCGAATGAATTTGAGCAGCAAGTCTGGCTGCATCATGAGCAATGCGGTGACAGTACGCATCAATACGTCAGTGCATTTCGCCTTAATGGTGAGGTTGATCTTGCGTGGCTGATTAAAGCGCTTGAAGCTATGCTGGATTCTCTGCCCGATATCAACAGTCGCTACCGGCTAAATGAAGATTTTGAGTTAGTCAAAGAGCCCGGACCGCAGCGTTCAGCCTGGGTTGAACTGATGCGTTTTTCTGAGCGTCGCGAAGCAGTGCAGCAATTGCTGACCTGGCAGGATCAACGTATCGATTTGGCTCACCAATCGCCATTGGCATGTCGCCTGATGATTGGCGAAGACGTGATTCTCGCGCTGCGTCACCACCGGATTGTGGCGCAATGCCTCAACTGGCAGGTCATGTTCAGTTCTCTGAGCGGGTTCTATCATGGTGAACTCAATATCGAAGACTGGAATCAATCACAACCTGGAGGTACGCCTGTTGTCCACCCATTTTATCAAACTCAGCAACCGCTGAACTCCAATCATCACTGGCTTGCCGCGGGACAAACCCGCTTACGTTATCCGCTTGAACATTTGGGTCAGGATCGTTTGAAATCCGTTGCCCGGCGAGCAGAGACTGTTCGGGTCACTGTACCGTTTAATTTGTTGACACGTTGCGTGGCTGGTAAAGAGGAAGCCAACAGTCAGGAGCATGCGGCGATGTTATGTGCTGCCATAGGTGCATTCGGTCGTTTTCTCGCCCGGTTAAACGGTCAGACTGAGTGCACGGTGTTTGCGCCGTCTGATATTCATCAGCGTCACCAAGAATTGAATGGCCGTGCCGTGCAGAGTGACTTAGTGCAAATTACGATCGACACCAGACTCAGTGAAATTAACGCCTATCAAAGCGTAAAGTCTGCCTGGCAGACACCAACAGGTGTGGCAAGGACTCCGACTGACTCGGGTGAACTGGCAACGCTGGTGACCTGGAGTGTTGACCCTGCCCGACACCTGCGACTAAGCCAGGTTCAGAGTGAGACAATTCGTATCCCGCCACTACACAGTGACTTTGATCTGGTGTTAGCGTTGGGACTGAGCTGTGACAATAAATTGCTACTTGAGCTGACCAGTGGCGAGCGGGTATCGTCTTATATTGGTGCCCGCTTACTTGAGCAGTTTGTTGACTATCTGCACGGCAATCAATCCTTCGAGACGCTTCCTGCACTGCTCGCAGACGGGGACGCTAAGGCAGTGGCCGAAGCATTGCCCGAACAGTTGGACACGGCAGACAGCACTTCTGCTGACGATACGTTACAACGTGAACGGATCGCATACCTGATTCGTGATGCTTTTGCCGAGGCCTTAAAAGTGACGCAGTTTGGTATACACGATGACTTCTTTGACTTCGGCGGACATTCGCTGGTTGCCACCCGGGTTATCGGCCAGTTAAAAGCTGAACATCAAATTGAAATTCATATTAATGATTTGTTCAGTCAGCCAACGGCGTGGGGGCTGGCGGAGCATGCTGTGGATCATGGCGGAAATCCGTCGCACCTGGCGCCAACGGACTTGTCGTACAGTACACTCACTTCTCACAGTCGCAGCGCGCCGCTTTCCTTCGCTCAGGCTTCGTTGTGGAAAGCTTACGCTGCCTTTGGTTACAACGAACTGTTTAATATTCCTTTTGCGCTGCGTTTTGTCGACCCGGTCGACGAGTCGGTGTTTGGTCTGGCCTTTGCTGACCTGCTACACCGCCATTCAGCGCTGCGCAGTCTGTTCCACTCTGACGGTGATCAGGTTGTGCAAACTGTGATTGAAGTCGGTGCGCTGGAGCATTATCGCTGGTTTTGGCCTTCATCAGCCAGCGTGGGAATGGATCGCCAGGCAGTTCTAAATCAGGAAGCCGGGTATATCTTTGATCTGAAAAAAGAACTGCCAATCAGAGTGCGTTTTGTACGTGATACTCAAAGCGGAGCACAGTACTTGTCGCTGCTTGTTCATCATATTGTGTTGGATGAATGGTCAGTTAACTTACTGATCGACGATCTCAAACTGGCTTATGCTGCACGCAGTGCTGGTCGTGAGCCGCAATGGCCGTGTGAGGTTGTGCCATTTACTGAATATGCTTTGCAACAAGCTCGTCATGGTGCTAATTCGGAGCATCTTGGTTACTGGTTGGAACAATTACGCGACGCTCCGTTTGATGCGCCGATCTTACCTGCGTTACAAGGTGACGTTCACTGCGCTTCTGATGCTGGTGGCTGGGTTGAAATTGGTCTCGAACCTAAGGTTATCTCAGGGTTATACGGGCTGGCGAAACAGCAGGGCGCATCGCTGTTTAATGTGGTTTATGCTGCGATAGCGATGACCCTGAAGCATCTTGGGGCTCCGGATAAACTGTTGGTGGGTACGCCAGCTTCTGGCAGGCTGGACAGTGAGTTTTACGATACGGTGGGCTATTTTACCACCCTCGCTATGCACCTGGTCCACTTTGATCAGGCTGACACAGTTGGTGAACTGGTGGCACAGGTTAAAAACACCATAAATCAATCACTGCCATACTCAGATGTGCCGATTGACTGGGTGGAAGACGCGCTTGCAGGGGCACGTCAGGATAAACATCACCTGTTTGAGGTAATGATCCAGCTGCACGCCAAGAATAAATTACATGGTGAACTCACTGCAGACGGAAATCTGGTACGTTTTGAACAGGTCGATCCGGAGAAAAGTGAATCAGCACTTGGCCTGCAGTTTGAAGTGATGGAAGAAACGGGTGGCCGGGCAGGACAGCCTGCGTATTCTGATGAGCTATCGTAG
- a CDS encoding sugar ABC transporter permease codes for MSIKRRNRIRLALSYSLILIVSIIIIYPLIWTVGASFYPGNSIMGESIFPDNPTWSHYATLFANDKVAYLTWFWNSMKISFLTMVLTLFSVSCTSYAFSRFRFRGRKNGLMLFLLLQMIPQFSALIAIFVLAQMLGLINSHLALVLVYVGGMIPMNTYLMKGYLDAIPIDLDESAKMDGASNIRIFIEIILPISKPIIAVVALFSFTGPLGDFILATTILRTPENYTLPIGLYNLVVEKMGASYTTYAAGAVIISIPVALLYLSLQKYFVSGLTAGSTKG; via the coding sequence ATGAGTATTAAACGCCGTAATCGAATTCGGTTGGCACTCAGTTATTCTCTGATTCTAATAGTATCTATTATTATAATTTATCCACTTATCTGGACGGTTGGAGCTTCTTTTTATCCAGGTAATAGTATTATGGGTGAATCAATTTTTCCTGATAATCCGACCTGGAGTCACTATGCAACTCTATTTGCTAATGACAAAGTTGCTTATTTAACTTGGTTTTGGAATAGCATGAAAATCAGTTTCTTAACCATGGTTTTGACGTTGTTTAGTGTATCTTGCACCTCCTATGCGTTTTCTAGATTTCGCTTCAGAGGTAGAAAAAATGGTCTGATGTTGTTTCTTCTACTTCAGATGATTCCGCAGTTTTCTGCATTGATTGCTATTTTTGTACTTGCTCAGATGTTGGGGTTGATCAATAGCCACCTCGCTTTAGTCTTAGTTTACGTAGGCGGAATGATACCTATGAATACGTACCTAATGAAAGGCTACCTGGATGCTATCCCTATCGATCTGGATGAGTCAGCAAAGATGGATGGAGCAAGTAATATAAGAATATTTATTGAAATAATATTGCCAATTTCCAAGCCAATTATAGCAGTAGTCGCATTATTCTCTTTTACTGGGCCGTTAGGGGACTTTATTCTTGCGACGACAATATTAAGAACTCCAGAAAATTATACCCTTCCTATTGGATTATATAACCTAGTGGTTGAAAAAATGGGAGCTAGTTATACCACTTATGCTGCAGGTGCTGTAATTATTTCTATTCCTGTCGCACTACTTTATTTATCGCTGCAGAAATATTTTGTGTCAGGCTTAACCGCTGGTAGTACAAAAGGCTAA
- the ugpC gene encoding sn-glycerol-3-phosphate ABC transporter ATP-binding protein UgpC, translating into MSSILLSNVVKRFGDNQTIHDVNLSIEEGEFVVFVGPSGCGKSTLLRMIAGLEDISDGTVSIAGNIVNDTPPSERGVAMVFQSYALYPHMTVAENMGYSLKVNKVPESERESKVKLVSKALQLEHLLDRKPAQLSGGQRQRVAIGRAIVRDPKVFLFDEPLSNLDAELRVDMRLHIAKLHQDLRSTMVYVTHDQVEAMTLADKIVVLRDGKVEQVGSPMNLYQNPKNRFVAGFIGSPKMNFIECKVEHWDELSLTVKPHVGDTLTLPIKTESLQIGTSLTIGIRPEHISTEVNIVKLNFQCEVIERLGGMTYVFGQCGGIDDFKYLQHGDTLVRPGDILPLFASPSALHLFEASGKAINFTQVDSLH; encoded by the coding sequence ATGTCTTCTATTCTGCTATCCAACGTAGTCAAACGTTTCGGTGACAATCAAACTATCCATGATGTCAATTTGTCTATTGAAGAAGGTGAATTTGTTGTGTTTGTCGGCCCATCAGGCTGTGGTAAGTCAACATTATTAAGAATGATCGCTGGTCTGGAAGATATCAGTGATGGCACAGTTTCTATTGCTGGAAATATTGTCAATGACACACCACCTTCTGAACGTGGTGTGGCGATGGTCTTCCAATCTTATGCTCTATATCCCCACATGACCGTAGCGGAAAATATGGGTTACTCGTTAAAAGTGAATAAGGTGCCAGAATCTGAGCGCGAGTCAAAGGTCAAGTTAGTCAGTAAAGCTTTGCAACTGGAACATCTACTCGATAGAAAACCAGCCCAACTATCGGGAGGTCAACGGCAGCGCGTTGCCATTGGCCGCGCAATTGTCAGAGATCCTAAAGTTTTCCTGTTTGATGAACCTCTTTCTAACCTTGATGCAGAATTACGTGTCGACATGCGTCTGCATATAGCGAAGTTGCATCAGGACTTACGCTCAACCATGGTTTACGTTACCCATGACCAAGTGGAGGCAATGACTCTCGCCGATAAAATCGTAGTGTTGAGAGACGGAAAAGTAGAGCAAGTCGGTTCACCGATGAACCTTTACCAGAACCCAAAAAACAGATTCGTTGCTGGTTTTATTGGATCTCCTAAAATGAACTTCATCGAGTGCAAGGTCGAACACTGGGATGAATTAAGCTTAACCGTGAAACCTCATGTGGGAGATACATTAACACTACCGATTAAAACTGAATCTTTGCAAATCGGTACAAGCCTAACCATCGGAATTCGTCCGGAACACATTTCTACAGAAGTAAATATTGTTAAACTAAACTTCCAATGCGAAGTCATTGAACGACTTGGTGGCATGACTTATGTTTTCGGTCAATGTGGCGGTATAGACGATTTCAAATACCTTCAGCATGGTGATACTCTAGTTAGACCAGGTGATATTTTGCCTTTGTTTGCATCTCCATCAGCATTGCATCTGTTTGAAGCCAGCGGAAAAGCTATTAATTTTACGCAGGTTGATTCGTTACACTAG
- a CDS encoding glycosyl hydrolase 53 family protein — protein sequence MISEIGVPWDDPESKTIVADLIHKIRSVNQGKGIGIFYWEPQAYNWQGYTLGAWNPETKQPTEALDAFLE from the coding sequence ATGATCAGTGAAATTGGCGTACCGTGGGACGATCCAGAATCCAAAACAATAGTCGCTGACTTAATTCACAAAATCCGAAGTGTTAACCAAGGAAAAGGAATCGGTATCTTTTATTGGGAGCCGCAAGCCTATAACTGGCAAGGGTACACTTTAGGAGCCTGGAACCCTGAAACGAAACAACCAACAGAAGCCCTTGATGCTTTTCTAGAGTGA
- a CDS encoding extracellular solute-binding protein, which yields MDSKKFSKKINLISATVALFCSPLTFAQQSLLVWEDIQKSFGNEEAVAAFEKEHDVKINVVEMPYGGQVESLRMDGPAGTGPDVILIPHDQIGGAVIQGLLAPINESKNVLDTFSESSIEALTYNGVLYGLPKSVETLFMVYNKDMIDKLPETLDEIYELSKSFREEGKYGLLAKWDELYYTYGILSGMGGDVFAKKEDGSYNSNKVLLNESGAIEGAKYIQKFYQSKVFPAGIVGNNGLNAIDSLFTSSKAAIVQTGPWSLQPYKEAGINYGVAPLPKLPSGKHMGAFMGVKSYSISTFSQNKPLAQEFIEFINNYDNAKRRFELTGEVSCCKGSHQ from the coding sequence ATGGATAGTAAAAAATTTAGTAAAAAAATAAATCTTATCTCTGCCACTGTTGCCCTGTTTTGTTCACCATTAACTTTCGCACAGCAATCGCTATTGGTTTGGGAGGATATTCAAAAATCTTTCGGGAATGAAGAAGCCGTTGCTGCGTTTGAAAAAGAACATGATGTCAAAATTAATGTCGTTGAAATGCCTTACGGTGGACAAGTTGAATCTCTCCGAATGGATGGGCCGGCTGGCACTGGCCCAGACGTGATACTTATTCCACATGATCAGATTGGCGGTGCCGTGATACAGGGGTTGCTTGCACCAATTAATGAAAGTAAAAACGTATTGGATACATTCAGTGAATCTTCAATAGAGGCATTAACTTATAATGGTGTACTCTATGGTTTACCAAAATCAGTGGAAACACTATTTATGGTTTACAACAAAGATATGATTGATAAATTGCCTGAAACACTGGATGAAATATATGAGCTTTCCAAGAGTTTCCGGGAAGAAGGAAAATATGGCCTATTGGCGAAATGGGATGAGCTTTATTATACCTATGGGATCCTCAGTGGTATGGGTGGGGATGTCTTCGCAAAGAAAGAAGATGGATCTTACAACTCAAATAAAGTGTTGCTCAATGAGTCAGGGGCAATTGAGGGTGCTAAATATATCCAGAAGTTTTATCAGTCAAAAGTATTTCCGGCAGGCATTGTTGGTAATAATGGTCTAAATGCCATCGATTCATTGTTTACTTCAAGTAAAGCTGCGATTGTACAAACAGGACCGTGGTCGCTTCAGCCATATAAAGAAGCGGGCATTAATTATGGTGTAGCCCCGCTACCAAAACTGCCTTCAGGTAAACATATGGGCGCATTCATGGGAGTGAAAAGCTACAGCATTTCTACTTTCTCTCAGAATAAACCTCTGGCTCAAGAATTTATCGAATTCATCAACAATTATGATAATGCTAAACGCCGTTTTGAATTGACCGGTGAAGTTTCCTGCTGTAAAGGCTCTCATCAATGA
- a CDS encoding LacI family DNA-binding transcriptional regulator, producing the protein MTTLKDIAVRANISTSTISRFLNNDPTLSVSDKKKQAILEAVNALGYKSPQRSKKKL; encoded by the coding sequence TTGACAACTTTAAAAGACATAGCTGTAAGAGCGAATATTTCTACTTCGACGATATCACGCTTTTTAAATAATGACCCAACTCTCTCCGTTAGCGATAAGAAGAAGCAAGCTATTCTTGAAGCGGTTAATGCTCTTGGCTACAAGTCCCCACAACGAAGTAAGAAGAAACTTTAA
- a CDS encoding substrate-binding domain-containing protein has protein sequence MKRLMLLATSPHNEVRRNFNQTSADDTQDCDTNCELILVNFLTPTQEIDDPYFTSIRAGIQNRCLEKGISLRGLHIHQIEANQVLLRNAATVIAVGHFSNEEISLLYHTNKNLIFVDSNPLGLKTDSVLIDRMALAQDVMSFIISSQCKRPAFIGNNEERLHAFREVTQGHGLYNESLCKVSKEYCIESGYQAMKEMLQHKTLPDVVYAATDMVAVGVYRAIYEHGFSIPEDIQVIGTNDISSARHMSPSLTTMRLFPFEMGEAAIDMFIENLAGRRHKKTVLFSHEFIWRDSFTKK, from the coding sequence TTGAAGCGGTTAATGCTCTTGGCTACAAGTCCCCACAACGAAGTAAGAAGAAACTTTAATCAAACCAGTGCTGATGATACTCAAGATTGTGATACTAATTGCGAATTGATTTTAGTGAACTTTCTGACCCCCACTCAAGAGATAGATGACCCCTACTTCACTTCAATACGAGCAGGAATTCAAAACCGTTGCCTGGAAAAAGGGATCTCCCTACGTGGTTTACATATCCATCAGATAGAAGCCAATCAGGTATTACTGCGAAATGCAGCAACAGTTATTGCTGTCGGTCACTTCTCAAATGAAGAAATTTCGTTATTATACCATACCAATAAAAATTTGATTTTCGTCGATTCGAATCCGCTCGGATTAAAAACAGATTCCGTGTTAATCGACCGTATGGCACTTGCACAGGATGTCATGAGTTTTATTATCAGCAGTCAATGTAAAAGACCCGCCTTTATTGGAAACAATGAAGAAAGACTCCATGCTTTTCGAGAAGTGACTCAAGGTCATGGCTTGTATAATGAGAGTCTTTGTAAAGTCAGCAAAGAATATTGTATTGAATCTGGTTACCAGGCAATGAAAGAGATGCTACAACACAAGACATTACCAGATGTTGTTTATGCAGCCACCGACATGGTCGCAGTAGGAGTATATCGTGCTATTTATGAACATGGGTTTTCCATTCCTGAAGATATCCAAGTGATTGGTACCAACGATATTTCATCTGCCAGACATATGAGTCCCAGTTTAACAACGATGCGGCTTTTTCCCTTTGAAATGGGCGAAGCCGCAATTGATATGTTTATAGAAAATCTAGCAGGGCGCAGGCACAAAAAAACCGTTCTGTTTAGTCATGAATTTATTTGGCGTGATAGTTTTACAAAAAAATAG
- a CDS encoding sugar ABC transporter permease: MLCALIPGMGQFYNRQFAKGLLFCVLLMSFYGVSREFILHGVWGITTLGENLPEDNSVFLLAKGIIALLVLLFGLTLYGLSFFDAYKNGLRIDEGRPLNSIRVQYRNIINAGFPYLMISPGFILLVFVVVFPIIFGFSIGFTNYNLYNSPPAKLVDWVGLKNFFNIFQINLWRNTFFDVLQWTIVWTLLASTLQCAVGVLLAILVNQKDLKFKPLVRTIFILPWAVPGFVTILIFTGMFNDSFGVINNVILDFFGVEPKAWLTDPFWTKVALILIQTWLGFPFVFAMTTGVLQAIPNDLYEAATMDGASKIQQLRTITLPLVFYSIAPILITQYTFNFNNFNIIYLFNNGGPAVIGGNAGGTDILVSWIYKLTMSSSQYSIASAITLLLSIFVVGIALWQFPYDKLIQRRGKIVYEY; this comes from the coding sequence ATGCTTTGTGCTTTGATACCTGGTATGGGGCAGTTTTATAACCGCCAGTTTGCCAAGGGACTACTGTTCTGTGTGCTTTTGATGAGCTTTTATGGTGTTAGCCGAGAATTTATTTTGCATGGAGTGTGGGGGATTACCACACTAGGTGAAAACTTACCTGAGGACAATTCTGTCTTTTTATTAGCAAAAGGTATTATCGCACTATTAGTGTTGTTATTTGGCTTGACACTTTATGGATTGAGTTTCTTTGATGCGTATAAAAATGGCTTAAGAATTGATGAAGGTCGGCCACTTAATTCTATTCGTGTTCAATACCGGAATATTATAAATGCAGGATTCCCGTATTTGATGATAAGTCCTGGATTTATACTTCTTGTTTTTGTTGTTGTATTCCCGATTATATTTGGTTTTTCTATTGGATTTACAAATTATAATTTATACAATTCGCCGCCAGCAAAGTTGGTAGATTGGGTCGGCCTCAAGAATTTTTTTAATATTTTTCAGATAAACCTATGGAGAAATACATTTTTCGATGTCTTGCAATGGACGATAGTCTGGACACTGTTAGCCTCAACCTTACAGTGTGCCGTGGGAGTACTATTGGCGATTTTGGTTAATCAGAAAGATCTTAAATTTAAACCGTTAGTTAGAACGATATTTATTTTACCATGGGCAGTACCTGGCTTTGTTACCATTCTTATCTTTACTGGTATGTTCAATGATAGCTTTGGTGTCATTAACAATGTCATTCTGGATTTTTTTGGTGTCGAACCAAAAGCTTGGTTAACAGATCCTTTCTGGACTAAAGTCGCGTTAATTTTGATTCAAACATGGTTGGGTTTTCCATTTGTGTTTGCAATGACGACTGGTGTGCTACAGGCGATTCCTAATGATCTATATGAAGCCGCCACTATGGATGGTGCAAGTAAGATTCAGCAATTAAGGACAATAACATTGCCCTTAGTCTTCTACTCAATTGCACCTATTCTTATTACTCAGTACACATTTAATTTTAACAATTTTAATATTATTTATTTGTTTAATAATGGTGGTCCTGCGGTAATCGGTGGTAATGCGGGAGGAACGGATATCTTGGTGTCGTGGATTTATAAACTAACGATGTCATCGTCTCAATATAGTATTGCATCTGCAATCACGTTATTACTGTCAATATTTGTAGTGGGTATAGCACTGTGGCAGTTTCCGTATGACAAACTCATTCAAAGAAGAGGCAAGATAGTCTATGAGTATTAA
- a CDS encoding glycosyl hydrolase 53 family protein, protein MILTKYHFHKSQGKYMLRKINYSVLLCCLTSTSYANAFTKGADISWITQMEDGGYEFYNDWGYRQDVLSILRDHGMNAIRLRVWVNPSDGYYNSLQDVLVKAQWAKAAGMDVMIDFHYSDTWADPANQWKPSAWNSLSFEELMDKVWAYTRDSLITLKEAGITPKWIQIGNETNNGMLWNDGLASSNMRNFAWLFNSGRNAAKEIFPIVHLANCHDNGNFRWILDGLQSNGAWWDVIGASSYPKMLRGSPGNKPTTNALTT, encoded by the coding sequence GTGATATTAACCAAATATCACTTTCATAAATCACAAGGCAAATATATGTTAAGAAAAATAAATTATTCAGTATTGCTCTGCTGTTTAACGTCTACCTCTTATGCAAACGCATTTACAAAAGGAGCGGATATCAGTTGGATAACCCAAATGGAAGACGGTGGTTACGAGTTTTACAACGACTGGGGCTATCGGCAAGATGTACTGTCGATTTTACGAGATCATGGTATGAATGCTATACGTCTCCGCGTTTGGGTCAACCCAAGTGACGGATATTATAATTCGTTACAGGATGTACTGGTAAAAGCTCAGTGGGCTAAAGCTGCCGGTATGGACGTGATGATCGATTTCCACTATAGCGACACATGGGCAGATCCTGCAAACCAATGGAAACCGTCTGCATGGAATAGTCTCAGCTTTGAAGAGCTAATGGATAAAGTCTGGGCTTACACCAGAGATTCCCTCATTACCCTCAAAGAGGCAGGAATCACTCCTAAATGGATTCAAATTGGCAACGAGACCAACAACGGGATGCTTTGGAATGATGGTTTAGCGTCCAGTAATATGCGTAACTTCGCTTGGTTATTTAATAGTGGCAGAAATGCCGCCAAGGAAATATTCCCTATCGTACACTTAGCCAACTGTCACGACAATGGCAATTTCCGCTGGATTCTGGACGGACTACAGTCAAATGGTGCATGGTGGGATGTGATTGGTGCATCGTCATACCCAAAAATGCTGCGGGGATCACCTGGCAACAAGCCAACAACCAATGCCTTAACAACTTAA
- a CDS encoding 4'-phosphopantetheinyl transferase superfamily protein has protein sequence MSSHFLKPVRCIRLGREAIQVRQFDTAHYNEAVPEHYHIRIPDSMKRAVIQRQAEFVAGRVAACDALRACRSAVMQLPVGQHRAPIWPDGVVGSISHHDHLAVAIARRSRSDMLGVDIENWIKDATLETIQGALAGREDREQMQGLSLSQYQRMTVLFSAKESVFKALYPRNRLLL, from the coding sequence ATGAGTAGCCACTTTCTTAAGCCTGTGCGTTGCATCCGATTAGGCCGGGAAGCGATACAGGTGCGTCAGTTCGATACGGCGCACTATAATGAAGCGGTGCCTGAACACTATCACATTCGTATTCCCGACTCGATGAAACGGGCAGTGATTCAGCGCCAGGCAGAGTTTGTGGCCGGAAGAGTTGCGGCATGTGATGCTTTGCGAGCCTGTCGGTCGGCTGTGATGCAATTGCCGGTTGGTCAGCACCGCGCGCCAATATGGCCGGATGGCGTGGTTGGTTCTATCTCCCATCATGATCATCTGGCTGTTGCGATCGCAAGGCGATCACGCAGTGATATGCTGGGAGTCGATATTGAAAACTGGATCAAAGACGCGACGCTGGAAACGATTCAGGGCGCGCTGGCCGGCCGGGAAGACAGGGAGCAGATGCAGGGGTTATCGCTCAGTCAATACCAACGGATGACTGTTCTTTTTTCAGCTAAAGAGAGTGTTTTTAAAGCTCTTTACCCGCGAAACCGGCTGTTACTTTGA